A single region of the Oenococcus kitaharae DSM 17330 genome encodes:
- the ileS gene encoding isoleucine--tRNA ligase, with protein MKIKDTLHLGHTDFPMRGSLPKTEPVREKQWADDKVYEQRLELNKNKPHFNLHDGPPYANGNIHIGHAMNKISKDIIVRYKNMTGYYAPYVPGWDTHGLPIEQQLTKAGHDRKAMAKADWRRLAHDYALKQVDMQRRDFKRLGVLGDWDHPYLTLHPEFEAAQIRVFGAMAGKGYIYRGLKPVYWSWSSESALAEAEIEYHDLESTSLFYANRVKDGKGILDRNTYLVVWTTTPFTVTASRGITLGPDFDYVLVKAANDDRKFVVAKALLEENAKRFGWQDYKVLATYKGMDLDKITVEHPWDPDVTELVMNADHVTLDAGTGLVHTAPGFGEDDYNVGMKYGIEVAMTVDEKGYLMASAGPDFQGKFYDDVAPIVIDKLKAAGLWLATEKIVHSYPFDWRTKKPIIWRAVPQWFVSIEPFRKQILDQIENVTFYPDWGKVRLYNMIKDRGDWVISRQRVWGVPLPIFYAEDKTPIVDEKLIDHVADLFAKYGSTYWFEHTAKELLPDGYTNPHSPHGEFTKEEDIMDVWFDSGSSWAGVMQQRDNLDYPADVYLEGADQFRGWFNSNIITSVAVNGIAPYKSVIAQGFVFDDKGQKMSKSLGNIISPNEIADQMGIEIIRLWVMSIDSSEDVHVSRGILKQVSESYRKIRNTMRFLLANTEDFDAKKDRVPFEKRAAVDKWMTVKLNQFVKDWHEKMQRYDFYDLFKQLINFVSTDLSAFYLDVAKDIVYIDEADSAERRSMQTVFYETAVTLTKLLTPFLPHTAEEIWENLQEPETYAYLSEAPEFQPIAEADSLLTDWQTFFDFRDQVNKELENAREKSLIGKSAEAALTVVLTKEQADTFAKLGLDLRKLLMVSQLTQSQGSETSVQVAHASGAVDPRDRLFHDDIGADQKFPMFSKKNAEIVEHDFPTLTAADLED; from the coding sequence ATGAAGATCAAAGATACATTACATTTAGGCCATACGGATTTTCCAATGCGCGGCAGTTTGCCAAAGACTGAACCTGTCCGCGAAAAACAATGGGCTGACGACAAAGTTTATGAGCAGCGTTTGGAATTGAATAAAAACAAACCGCATTTCAATTTGCATGACGGCCCGCCATATGCCAACGGCAATATTCATATTGGCCATGCGATGAACAAGATCTCCAAGGATATCATTGTTCGTTATAAAAATATGACCGGGTATTATGCGCCTTATGTGCCAGGCTGGGACACACATGGTTTGCCAATTGAGCAGCAGCTGACCAAGGCCGGCCACGATCGTAAAGCGATGGCCAAAGCTGATTGGCGCCGTTTGGCACATGATTATGCTTTAAAACAAGTCGATATGCAGCGCAGAGATTTCAAGCGCTTAGGTGTTTTGGGCGACTGGGATCATCCTTATCTGACACTGCATCCGGAATTTGAAGCTGCTCAGATTCGTGTCTTTGGCGCCATGGCGGGAAAGGGATATATCTACCGCGGTTTGAAACCAGTTTATTGGTCTTGGAGTTCTGAATCTGCTTTGGCTGAAGCTGAAATCGAGTATCATGATTTGGAATCGACTTCGCTTTTTTATGCAAACCGTGTTAAAGACGGCAAGGGCATTTTAGATCGCAATACTTATCTGGTCGTCTGGACGACGACGCCTTTTACGGTCACGGCCTCTCGCGGGATCACCTTAGGACCTGATTTTGATTATGTCTTAGTCAAAGCTGCTAATGATGACCGCAAGTTCGTTGTTGCCAAAGCTTTACTGGAAGAAAATGCCAAGCGTTTTGGCTGGCAGGATTACAAAGTTCTTGCCACTTATAAAGGCATGGATTTGGATAAAATCACGGTCGAACATCCTTGGGATCCGGATGTGACTGAACTTGTCATGAACGCCGATCACGTCACTTTGGATGCTGGAACCGGTTTGGTTCATACCGCCCCTGGCTTTGGTGAAGATGACTACAATGTCGGCATGAAATACGGCATCGAAGTAGCCATGACCGTCGATGAAAAAGGTTATTTGATGGCTTCTGCCGGACCTGATTTTCAGGGCAAATTCTACGATGATGTCGCACCGATCGTGATTGATAAATTAAAAGCGGCTGGTTTGTGGCTGGCAACGGAAAAAATTGTCCACTCATATCCATTTGACTGGCGGACAAAAAAGCCGATTATCTGGCGTGCTGTGCCGCAGTGGTTTGTTTCCATCGAGCCATTTAGAAAACAAATTCTTGATCAGATCGAAAATGTGACCTTCTACCCGGATTGGGGCAAAGTCCGTTTGTACAACATGATTAAGGACCGTGGCGACTGGGTCATTTCCCGCCAGCGTGTCTGGGGCGTTCCGTTGCCGATTTTCTATGCCGAAGACAAGACACCAATTGTCGATGAAAAGCTGATTGATCATGTGGCTGATTTGTTTGCTAAATATGGATCGACTTATTGGTTTGAACATACGGCCAAAGAATTGCTGCCGGATGGCTATACAAATCCGCACAGCCCTCACGGCGAATTCACAAAAGAAGAAGATATCATGGATGTCTGGTTCGATTCTGGATCAAGCTGGGCCGGCGTCATGCAGCAAAGAGACAATCTCGATTATCCAGCTGATGTCTATTTGGAAGGTGCCGACCAATTCCGCGGCTGGTTTAATTCCAACATCATCACGTCTGTAGCTGTGAACGGCATTGCACCTTATAAATCTGTGATTGCGCAGGGATTCGTCTTCGATGATAAGGGCCAGAAAATGTCCAAGTCCTTGGGGAATATCATTTCGCCAAACGAAATCGCTGACCAGATGGGCATTGAAATCATCCGTCTTTGGGTCATGAGCATTGATTCAAGTGAAGACGTGCATGTTTCGCGCGGTATTTTGAAACAAGTTTCCGAGTCTTATCGTAAGATCCGCAATACGATGCGTTTCCTATTGGCCAATACGGAAGACTTTGATGCTAAAAAAGACCGCGTACCATTTGAAAAACGGGCAGCCGTTGACAAGTGGATGACCGTCAAATTGAATCAATTTGTCAAAGACTGGCACGAAAAGATGCAGCGTTATGACTTCTATGATTTGTTCAAACAGCTGATTAATTTTGTTTCCACGGATTTGTCAGCCTTCTATCTGGATGTGGCCAAAGACATTGTCTATATTGATGAAGCAGATTCGGCCGAACGTCGTTCCATGCAGACTGTTTTCTATGAGACGGCTGTGACGCTGACGAAGCTTTTGACCCCATTTTTGCCGCATACCGCTGAAGAAATTTGGGAAAATCTCCAGGAACCGGAAACTTATGCTTATTTGTCTGAGGCACCGGAATTTCAGCCGATTGCTGAAGCTGACAGTTTGCTAACCGATTGGCAGACATTCTTTGATTTCCGCGACCAGGTGAATAAGGAATTGGAAAATGCCCGTGAAAAGTCTTTGATTGGCAAGAGCGCCGAAGCAGCTTTGACAGTTGTTTTGACAAAAGAACAGGCTGATACTTTTGCAAAGCTCGGCTTGGATCTGCGTAAATTGCTGATGGTCAGCCAATTGACACAAAGTCAAGGCAGCGAGACATCTGTTCAAGTGGCGCATGCTAGCGGAGCAGTCGATCCTAGAGACCGGCTTTTCCATGATGATATTGGCGCTGATCAGAAGTTCCCGATGTTTTCCAAGAAAAACGCTGAAATTGTCGAGCATGATTTCCCGACTTTGACTGCAGCAGACTTGGAAGATTAA
- the purE gene encoding 5-(carboxyamino)imidazole ribonucleotide mutase, protein MSDTKVALVMGSVSDWDTMKQAVSVLKNLHVPFEKHVISAHRMPDQLGAFAKSARDRGIQIIIAGAGGAAHLPGMLAANTTVPVIGVPMQTHALNGLDSLLSIVQMPAGVPVATTAIGTAGAKNAAYLAASILSLSDSEVLDQLNLFRKTQTEKAIESEMQLND, encoded by the coding sequence ATGTCAGATACGAAGGTTGCGCTAGTAATGGGATCGGTTTCAGATTGGGACACAATGAAGCAGGCTGTCTCAGTTTTGAAGAACTTGCATGTGCCCTTTGAGAAGCATGTTATTTCCGCTCATCGTATGCCAGATCAGCTGGGTGCTTTTGCCAAATCTGCGAGAGATCGGGGCATTCAGATTATCATCGCTGGTGCTGGCGGGGCTGCACATTTACCCGGCATGCTGGCGGCTAATACGACTGTACCCGTTATCGGCGTACCCATGCAGACTCATGCACTAAATGGTTTGGATTCATTATTATCAATTGTCCAGATGCCGGCAGGCGTTCCTGTAGCGACGACGGCGATCGGCACGGCTGGTGCAAAAAATGCCGCTTATCTTGCTGCATCCATCCTGAGTCTTTCTGATTCAGAAGTTTTAGATCAATTAAATTTATTTAGGAAAACACAGACTGAAAAGGCCATTGAAAGCGAGATGCAGCTCAATGACTGA
- the purK gene encoding 5-(carboxyamino)imidazole ribonucleotide synthase, translating into MRSIFFPPATIGIIGGGQLGQMMALSAKAMGYHVGVLDPTPDAPAAQVSDFQITAAYDDQKALTKLAEKSDLLTYEFENVDQTALAAVAKATGTAVPQGVALLDITSNRLNEKNFLRDHGLPTTAFAAVASPAELRKAVEEIGFPGILKTISGGYDGHGQWDMNSQQDVDQLIEKWPDKLTAILEKRVNFVKEISIMVTRDGQDQVKLWPVTENLHQHHILHFSLAPADIKPEVRQSIREKVTHLAQELHLYGVLGVEMFLTADDRVIINELAPRPHNSGHLTIEACNVSQFEGHIRSICGLPIADPILQSPAAMRNLLGNDLLAARQDLLKHPEWHFHDYGKAEVRPGRKMGHITVVGSDAIKELKGWRP; encoded by the coding sequence ATGAGGTCTATTTTTTTTCCGCCAGCAACGATCGGCATTATCGGCGGCGGACAATTAGGGCAGATGATGGCCCTATCTGCTAAAGCCATGGGCTATCACGTTGGTGTGTTGGATCCAACCCCTGATGCGCCGGCGGCTCAAGTATCCGACTTTCAGATCACAGCTGCCTATGATGACCAAAAAGCCCTGACCAAGCTGGCTGAAAAATCTGATCTGCTGACTTATGAATTTGAGAATGTCGATCAAACAGCGCTCGCGGCTGTTGCCAAAGCGACTGGGACAGCAGTTCCGCAAGGCGTAGCTTTGCTGGATATCACGTCCAACCGTTTGAATGAAAAAAATTTCCTGCGCGATCATGGTTTGCCGACAACAGCATTTGCAGCGGTCGCTTCGCCAGCAGAATTGAGAAAAGCGGTCGAAGAAATTGGTTTTCCTGGAATTTTAAAAACAATTTCCGGCGGCTATGATGGGCACGGTCAATGGGATATGAATTCTCAGCAGGATGTTGACCAATTGATAGAAAAATGGCCGGACAAGCTAACGGCGATTTTAGAAAAACGCGTGAACTTTGTCAAAGAAATTTCAATTATGGTCACGCGTGACGGCCAAGATCAAGTCAAATTATGGCCGGTCACGGAAAACCTGCATCAGCATCATATTCTGCATTTCTCTTTGGCACCAGCTGATATCAAGCCGGAAGTCCGCCAATCAATTCGTGAGAAAGTCACGCATTTGGCACAGGAATTGCACTTATACGGGGTTTTGGGTGTTGAGATGTTTCTTACAGCCGATGATCGCGTGATTATCAATGAATTGGCACCGCGGCCGCATAATTCCGGACATCTGACAATTGAGGCCTGCAATGTTTCTCAATTTGAGGGTCATATCCGATCAATCTGCGGACTGCCGATTGCCGATCCGATTTTACAGTCACCGGCCGCTATGCGAAATCTATTGGGTAATGATTTATTGGCTGCACGACAGGATTTGCTGAAACATCCCGAGTGGCATTTTCACGATTATGGCAAGGCAGAAGTCCGGCCCGGCAGAAAGATGGGACACATTACAGTCGTTGGCAGCGACGCGATCAAAGAACTGAAAGGGTGGAGACCATGA
- the purC gene encoding phosphoribosylaminoimidazolesuccinocarboxamide synthase, whose product MTEKLLYSGKAKDMLQTDDPQVIHVRYKDQATALNGKVKEQIPGKGQLASHISALLFDYLTAKGIENHFIKELDNGDALVRKVTIVPLEVVTRNLTAGHFASRFGQAEXLPLKPAVHEFYFKSDALDDPFINDEQVLALKIADAKTIAALKEKAETVNQLLTELFASIGVTLVDFKLEFGFTDDGRLILADELSPDNMRLLDQESQQSLDKDVFRKKTGDLRVGYQTVLTRLNNKLSIKEN is encoded by the coding sequence ATGACAGAAAAATTATTGTATTCAGGAAAAGCAAAAGACATGCTGCAGACGGACGATCCGCAAGTGATCCACGTCCGTTACAAAGATCAGGCGACAGCCTTAAATGGCAAAGTCAAAGAACAAATTCCCGGCAAGGGACAGCTGGCTTCGCATATTTCGGCTCTGCTCTTTGATTATTTGACAGCAAAAGGCATTGAAAACCATTTTATAAAAGAACTGGATAACGGCGATGCACTGGTCAGAAAAGTCACGATTGTGCCATTGGAAGTTGTCACACGGAATCTGACGGCTGGCCACTTTGCTTCACGATTCGGCCAAGCTGAACMCCTGCCACTAAAACCCGCTGTTCATGAATTTTATTTCAAATCTGATGCATTGGATGATCCCTTTATCAATGATGAGCAGGTCTTGGCTTTGAAAATTGCTGATGCTAAGACGATCGCGGCCTTAAAAGAAAAAGCTGAAACAGTCAATCAGCTGTTAACAGAATTGTTTGCTTCAATCGGCGTGACCTTAGTCGATTTCAAATTGGAATTTGGTTTTACAGATGACGGGCGGCTAATTTTAGCTGATGAACTGTCACCGGACAATATGCGGCTGCTTGATCAGGAGAGCCAGCAGTCCTTGGATAAAGATGTTTTTCGGAAAAAGACCGGCGATTTGAGGGTCGGCTATCAGACTGTGTTAACCCGTTTGAACAATAAATTGAGCATAAAGGAAAACTAA